The nucleotide window GCCTCAAGGAACGCGCCCTGGTGCAGGCCGCCGCGCTGCGCCGCGCCGCCGAAGCGGCACCGGACCGGCTGATGCTGATCCGCTCGGCCGCGGACCTGCAGACCTTGCTCGAGGCGCGCCAGAACGGCGCCCAGACCGTCGGCGCCATCCTGGGCAGCGAGGGCGGGCATCCGCTGGAGGGCAATATCGCCAATCTTCAGGTGCTCTACGGCGCCGGGTTCCGCCTGCTGGGACTGACGCATTTCTTCGACAACGAGTTGGGCGGCAGCCTGCATGGCGAGGGCGGCAGCGGCTCGGGCCTGTCGGATTTCGGCCGCGAGGTGGTGGCCGAGATGATGGACAAGCGCATGATCATCGACCTGGCCCATGCCAGCCCGCAGATGGTGCGCGACGTGCTGGCCATTCCCGGCACCCGGCCGATCCTGTCGCATACCGGCATCCACGGCCGCTGCGCCAGCCCGCGCAACCTGCCCGACGGGCTGGTCAAGGCCATCGCCGACAAGGGCGGCCTGATCGGCATCGGCTATTGGGCCGACGTGAACTGCGGCAAGACCCCCGCGGACATCGCCGCATCCATCCAGGCGGCCATCGCACTGGTGGGCGAGGACCACGTCTCGCTGGGCTCGGATTACGACGGCTCGGTGGATGCGCCCTTCGACGCGGCGCATCTGGCGGCGCTGACCCAGGCGCTGCTGGATGCCGGCCTGACCGACCAGCAGATCGCCAAGGTCATGGGCGGCAACATGATGCGCTACCTTGCCCAGACCCTCTGAACGCGCCTAAGCTCGCGCCGAGACCAGGAGAGAACCATGCTGACCGTCTATGGCGTCACCCGCTCGCGCGCCTCGCGCATCGTCTGGCTGTGTCACGAGCTGGGCCTGCCCTTCAAGCAGGTGCCGGTGATCCAGGCCTATCGCCTGCCCGATCCCGACGCCCCCGACGCGCCGCTGAACACCCATTCCGAGAGCTTCCTGAAACTCTCGCCCGCCGGCGCCATCCCGGTGATCCAGGACGGCGACCTGGTGCTGTCGGAATCGCTGGCCTGCACGCTGCACCTGGCGCGCAAGCACGGCCAACCTTTCGGCCCCGCCGATGCCATCGAGGATGCGCTGATGCTGCAATGGAGCTTCTACGCCGCCACCGCGATCGAGCCGGACGCGCTGGCCATCCTGTTCAACCACCACAGCGGCCAGGCCCAGCCGGGCGCCGCCCAGGCCGCCGTCGCCAATGCGGCCGAGCGGCTGGTCCGCCCGCTGGCGGTGCTCGAGCATCACCTGAACCGGCATGGCCATCTGGTCGGCGGCCGCTTCACCGTGGCCGACCTGAACGTGGCCGAGATCCTGCGCTATGCCCAGGGCCACGGCGCGCTGATGGAGCAGTTTCCGGCCGTCCAGGCCTGGCTTGCCGACTGCCAGGCCCGGCCGGCCTTTCACAAGATGTGGCAGGAGCGGCAGGCCGAACCCGAATAGGCCGCCTCGCCCGCCGCGGGCGCAGGCCGGCCTGCGGGAACAGCGATGGCGCCCGGGCTCGAAAGCCGCCGGATCACATCGGGATCGGCGGCGGGACAGCCACGGGGGGACGCTCGCCCCCTCGCCATTGCCACCGTCTGGCGCAACCAACGGCGGGATGGAACCACCGGCCACAGCCCTCGTTGTCAGCCCCTTCTCAGCCGCCTTCCCGGTCGCATCGCCGTCGGCCGGCGCTGTCCGTGGCAGTAGCGGCGGCCGGGGCGCGACCGACGCCGCCCCGACCACCGCCACTCCCAACTCTTTACCCTTCGGAGGTGGCCGGCGTTTCCCTCTTGACCCGCTCACCATCCATTCGCGCGCGCCCCCGTTCACCCTTCAACGACAGAACTGTGACAGTGATTCCCGCGACCGACCTTGACCTGCGTCAAACTGCCGGGCGTTTTGTCGCATTTGGCGGGGCTTGACGCCGCGCTCGGCCACCATCACTTGCGGCCCCTGCCCCGGCCGACACTTTCCCTTGCCCATGGCCCGCCGGGCATGAGATAACGCCGGCCCAGAGTACAAGACGAGCAGGTGCCATGGCAGACGATCTCTTTCCCGCCTCGGACAAGGCCACCGAAAGCTATTCGGCCGCCTCGATCGAGGTTCTCGAGGGGCTGGAGCCCGTCCGCAAGCGTCCCGGCATGTATATCGGCGGCACCGATGAACGCGCCCTGCATCACCTGGTGGCCGAGATCCTCGACAACTCGATGGACGAGGCGGTGGCCGGCCACGCCAGCCGCATCGAGGTCGAGTTGCTGGCCGATTTCAGCGTGGTGATCCGCGACAACGGCCGCGGCATTCCCATCGACCCGCACCCGAAATTTCCCGGCAAGTCGGCGCTGGAGGTGATCCTGTGCACGCTGCATGCCGGCGGCAAGTTCTCGGGCGACGCCTATCAGACCTCGGGCGGGTTGCACGGCGTCGGCGCCTCGGTGGTCAACGCGCTGTCGGACAGCATGGTGGTGCAGGTCGCCCGCAACAAGGAGCTGTTCCAGCAGAGTTTCTCGCGCGGGGTCCCGCTTGGCCCGGTGGAAAAGGTCGGCGCCGCCCCGAACCGGCGCGGCACCACCGTGACCTTCCACGCCGACGAGCAGATCTTTGGCCATCACCGCTTCAAACCGGCGCGGCTGCTGAAGATGGTGAAATCCAAGGCCTATCTGTTCTCGGGCGTCGAGATCCGCTGGAAATCCGAGATCGACGACGGCGAGACGCCGCCGGAGGCGGTGTTCCACTTTCCCGGCGGGCTGGCCGACTATCTTTCCGAAACCCTCGACGGCTCCTCGACCTATGCCGACCGGCCCTTTGCCGGCAGCGTCGATTTCAAGGAAAAGTTCAACACCCCTGGCAAGGTGGACTGGGCGATCAACTGGACGCCGT belongs to Paracoccus sp. TOH and includes:
- a CDS encoding glutathione S-transferase family protein, yielding MLTVYGVTRSRASRIVWLCHELGLPFKQVPVIQAYRLPDPDAPDAPLNTHSESFLKLSPAGAIPVIQDGDLVLSESLACTLHLARKHGQPFGPADAIEDALMLQWSFYAATAIEPDALAILFNHHSGQAQPGAAQAAVANAAERLVRPLAVLEHHLNRHGHLVGGRFTVADLNVAEILRYAQGHGALMEQFPAVQAWLADCQARPAFHKMWQERQAEPE
- a CDS encoding membrane dipeptidase, which codes for MIRMIRRIFLWLLGLAVLAAVAVAIWGPGLVESRLNPVTMPAKGWPVSPQAEALHQQLVIGDWHSDALLWDRDLLDRAERGHTDIPRLAEGNVAVQVFTTVTKSPRGQNYSQNSAEAPDNITPLFIGQLRPLPSWFSLKERALVQAAALRRAAEAAPDRLMLIRSAADLQTLLEARQNGAQTVGAILGSEGGHPLEGNIANLQVLYGAGFRLLGLTHFFDNELGGSLHGEGGSGSGLSDFGREVVAEMMDKRMIIDLAHASPQMVRDVLAIPGTRPILSHTGIHGRCASPRNLPDGLVKAIADKGGLIGIGYWADVNCGKTPADIAASIQAAIALVGEDHVSLGSDYDGSVDAPFDAAHLAALTQALLDAGLTDQQIAKVMGGNMMRYLAQTL